Proteins encoded within one genomic window of Candidatus Zymogenaceae bacterium:
- a CDS encoding nucleotidyltransferase produces the protein MSPGRRPTLVIMAAGMGSRYGGLKQLDPVGPSGELLIHYSLYDAHLAGFDRVVFVIRQDFEEEFKERITPFSPKGVDLVYVYQDVSDLPKGRTKPWGTGHAVLVCDSAIDGPFGVINADDYYGRSAFQTLYDFLKSDRCTERTYCMVGYLLRNTVSPHGAVTRGVCRVADGALTGINETGGIELRGGEIGVEENGIWKVFDPSSPVSMNIWGFDSNLFLYLKDRFASFVTSAEGNPKEEFLIPEVIGDLVREGALRVDVLETDEVWFGMTHPEDRRIVTEKIAQMVKDGIYPQSLG, from the coding sequence ATGAGTCCGGGAAGACGACCGACATTGGTTATCATGGCGGCCGGTATGGGATCGCGATACGGGGGGCTGAAACAGCTCGATCCCGTGGGACCGTCGGGAGAGCTTTTGATTCACTATTCACTCTACGATGCTCATCTTGCCGGATTCGACCGTGTGGTGTTTGTCATTCGGCAGGATTTCGAAGAGGAATTCAAAGAGCGTATCACGCCGTTCAGCCCGAAGGGCGTTGATCTCGTGTATGTTTACCAGGACGTATCCGATCTCCCCAAGGGACGGACAAAACCCTGGGGGACCGGGCACGCGGTGCTGGTGTGCGATTCCGCGATAGACGGCCCCTTCGGCGTGATCAATGCCGATGACTATTACGGACGAAGCGCCTTTCAGACGCTGTATGATTTCCTGAAGAGCGATCGGTGCACCGAGCGGACCTACTGCATGGTCGGATATCTACTGAGGAACACCGTCAGTCCCCACGGGGCGGTCACCCGGGGGGTCTGTCGGGTCGCAGACGGCGCATTGACGGGAATTAATGAGACCGGCGGCATTGAGCTGAGGGGCGGAGAGATCGGTGTTGAGGAAAACGGAATCTGGAAGGTCTTCGATCCTTCGTCGCCGGTTTCGATGAATATCTGGGGATTCGACTCGAACCTGTTTCTGTATCTCAAGGATCGCTTTGCATCCTTCGTAACATCCGCCGAGGGGAATCCGAAGGAGGAATTTCTCATACCCGAGGTCATCGGCGACCTGGTCAGGGAGGGGGCGCTCCGGGTGGATGTGCTTGAAACGGATGAGGTCTGGTTCGGCATGACACACCCGGAAGACCGCCGTATCGTCACCGAAAAAATCGCACAGATGGTCAAGGACGGGATCTACCCTCAGTCGCTGGGATGA
- a CDS encoding tyrosine-protein phosphatase, producing MKYAGRALFITICCMVLVTAAVSAPAGEERWIEVEGVENVRDIGGYPAGDDTLAWGRIYRSADITGITDTGIAVLEGLGVVTVVDLRPHPDAEALTGRLEASGIRLVSLPMEKDELSDKAEFYRRIIVLGRDSLAELLFLAADERALPMLLFDGEGTDEVEVAAMLLMGAAGVSGDDLVRDYLLSNQAGADVREEWGRHIVDYFDEYGGIRYYTQSILNVPTTTIDLIHNNLIR from the coding sequence ATGAAATATGCCGGGCGTGCTCTGTTCATCACGATATGCTGCATGGTGCTTGTAACTGCGGCGGTGTCCGCACCCGCCGGGGAGGAGCGATGGATAGAGGTGGAGGGTGTCGAAAACGTGCGGGACATCGGCGGGTATCCGGCGGGAGACGATACCCTGGCATGGGGGAGGATCTATCGGTCGGCCGACATCACCGGCATAACGGACACGGGGATCGCCGTCCTCGAAGGACTCGGTGTGGTGACGGTGGTGGACCTTCGCCCCCATCCGGATGCAGAGGCGCTTACAGGTCGCCTCGAGGCGTCGGGCATACGTTTGGTCTCCCTCCCCATGGAGAAGGATGAACTCAGTGACAAGGCCGAGTTCTATCGGAGGATTATCGTGCTGGGGAGGGACAGCCTTGCGGAACTGTTGTTCCTGGCGGCGGATGAACGTGCGCTCCCGATGCTGCTCTTTGACGGGGAGGGGACGGACGAGGTGGAGGTGGCGGCGATGCTCCTGATGGGGGCGGCGGGGGTCTCCGGCGACGACCTGGTTCGTGATTATCTCCTCTCCAACCAGGCAGGCGCCGACGTGCGGGAGGAGTGGGGTCGCCATATCGTGGACTACTTCGACGAATACGGCGGTATCCGATACTACACGCAATCGATTCTCAATGTACCGACGACGACAATTGATCTCATACACAACAATCTTATCCGATAA
- a CDS encoding phosphotransferase, which produces MKEIEDREHLVKVARRFDVGGDVSSIVRHATGHINHTYIVTAGVGRDAERCILQRINTDVFTDPAALMDNILQVTGAVSRRVEDRGGDPRRESLTLVMTTDDDHSHVCDRGGFWRCYRLVEGKTHNAVPTGPSGIDLARSAACAFRRFQRDIASLDTTGFHEPIRDFHNTPARYRAFEEALHGDVCKRAGEVIAEIDFCRERRDLCDAITRPLELGEIPQRLVHNDTKINNIIFQNGASHSSRKTCVIDLDTVMPGSVLFDFGDQVRTTVSHAEEDERDLEKVRLEQPLFEALVAGYLSEAEDFLTDREKGLLVTAGLVITFETGLRFLTDYLMGDCYFHIIRPGHNLDRARTQFCMVELMEKSKDGLESIVHRYT; this is translated from the coding sequence ATGAAAGAGATCGAAGACAGAGAGCACCTGGTGAAGGTGGCCCGGCGTTTTGACGTCGGCGGGGATGTCTCGTCGATCGTCCGCCATGCCACGGGCCACATCAACCATACCTATATCGTCACAGCCGGCGTCGGCCGTGATGCGGAACGCTGTATCCTTCAGCGGATCAATACCGACGTGTTTACCGATCCGGCGGCGTTGATGGACAATATCCTCCAGGTGACCGGGGCGGTATCCCGGCGGGTCGAGGACAGGGGAGGGGACCCGAGACGGGAGTCATTGACCCTGGTCATGACGACCGACGATGATCACTCCCATGTATGCGATCGGGGCGGTTTCTGGCGGTGCTACCGCTTAGTGGAGGGGAAAACCCACAACGCCGTCCCCACAGGTCCTTCGGGGATCGACCTGGCCCGGAGCGCAGCCTGTGCGTTCAGACGATTCCAGCGGGATATCGCATCTCTCGATACGACCGGCTTCCATGAGCCGATTCGCGATTTTCACAACACACCGGCTCGATATCGGGCCTTTGAAGAGGCGCTGCATGGTGATGTATGCAAGAGGGCCGGTGAGGTGATTGCTGAGATCGATTTCTGCCGTGAGCGCCGTGACCTGTGCGATGCAATCACACGCCCCCTCGAGTTGGGGGAGATACCCCAAAGGCTCGTACACAACGACACGAAGATAAACAACATCATCTTTCAAAACGGCGCGTCTCACTCGTCGAGGAAAACATGCGTCATTGACCTGGATACCGTCATGCCCGGGTCGGTCCTGTTTGATTTCGGGGACCAGGTTCGCACAACGGTCTCACACGCGGAGGAGGATGAGCGGGATCTCGAAAAGGTACGCTTGGAGCAGCCGCTGTTCGAGGCGCTGGTCGCGGGATATCTTTCGGAGGCGGAGGACTTTCTGACTGATCGGGAAAAGGGGCTTTTAGTGACGGCGGGCCTCGTTATCACCTTCGAAACCGGGCTTCGGTTCCTGACCGATTACCTCATGGGCGATTGTTATTTCCACATCATTCGACCGGGACACAACCTGGATCGCGCCCGCACGCAGTTTTGCATGGTGGAGCTGATGGAAAAGAGCAAGGATGGCCTTGAGAGTATCGTTCATCGATACACATGA
- a CDS encoding sulfite exporter TauE/SafE family protein, with protein MHHIIVLIKLISIYLAVGAVVGANAGFIGGGGGSITVPVLIYTFTLLGYPLNASVHTAVGTSLFLIFVSGLSGSLVHIAKKSIHFKIFAALASAGVVGAWVGGALSIHINGDVFKKLLAVMLLLLVYRIHRDEKENDPDGIDAGAGGFDVEADQPVSIYVLSIITGFLSGFLSGFFGIGGAIVMLPASMYLLKFSPLEAVAHSTCLMMVTAFIGFLTQVYYGLEAESLLPGSIGYFNYTAGIPMAISGIVVTRWAAARVHMIDHDKMRNVLLVVLVIVAFVMVVK; from the coding sequence ATGCATCACATCATTGTTCTCATTAAGCTTATATCGATCTACCTTGCCGTGGGCGCCGTTGTGGGGGCCAATGCGGGATTTATCGGCGGAGGCGGCGGCTCCATTACCGTGCCGGTTCTTATCTACACGTTCACTCTGCTCGGATATCCGCTGAACGCGTCCGTCCATACCGCCGTGGGGACGTCTCTGTTTCTTATCTTCGTCTCGGGGCTTTCGGGATCCCTGGTACACATAGCCAAAAAATCAATCCATTTCAAAATATTCGCTGCCCTTGCGTCGGCGGGCGTCGTGGGCGCGTGGGTGGGGGGAGCCCTCTCCATCCACATTAACGGAGACGTCTTCAAAAAGCTCCTGGCGGTAATGCTCTTATTACTGGTGTATCGCATTCATCGCGATGAGAAGGAAAACGACCCGGACGGCATCGACGCAGGCGCCGGAGGCTTCGACGTGGAGGCGGACCAGCCGGTGAGTATCTACGTGCTGTCCATCATCACGGGTTTCCTGTCCGGTTTTTTATCCGGTTTTTTCGGCATCGGCGGCGCCATCGTCATGCTTCCGGCCTCCATGTACCTGTTGAAATTCTCCCCCCTGGAGGCCGTGGCGCATTCCACCTGTCTCATGATGGTGACGGCCTTCATCGGATTTCTCACACAGGTCTATTACGGCCTGGAGGCGGAGTCACTGCTCCCGGGCTCCATCGGCTATTTCAACTACACGGCGGGTATTCCGATGGCGATCTCTGGGATCGTCGTGACCCGGTGGGCCGCCGCCCGGGTGCACATGATCGATCATGATAAAATGCGAAACGTCCTGCTGGTCGTGCTGGTGATCGTCGCTTTTGTGATGGTGGTGAAATAG